A genomic region of Lates calcarifer isolate ASB-BC8 linkage group LG9, TLL_Latcal_v3, whole genome shotgun sequence contains the following coding sequences:
- the LOC108892285 gene encoding protein PBDC1 isoform X1, with amino-acid sequence MTLHNVCSQETRGVEGASAAAHALSLPADAYGNDPRLEVMWAMKAYNHAEVYFNLISSVDPKFLKLTKLDDKIYSSFRETFKELDIKLLNPDNLKSDEAKERWRPFCNQFEGLVEDFNYGTLLRLDCEKDYTEENTIFATRVQFFAIEITRNREGYNDTVYKSKCAKS; translated from the exons ATGACATTACATAATGTCTGCTCCCAAGAAACAAGA ggggtggagggggcctcagcagctgcacatgctctgtctctccctgcagACGCTTATGGAAATGAT ccGCGGCTCGAGGTCATGTGGGCGATGAAGGCGTACAACCACGCAGAGGTTTACTTCAAT CTTATCTCATCAGTGGATCCAAAGTTCCTGAAACTGACAAAGCTGGACGACAAAATCTACTCGTCCTTCAGAGAAACCTTTAAAGAGCTCGACATAAAGCTGCTGAACCCAGACAACCTGAAATCTGACGAGGCCAAAGAG aGGTGGCGTCCGTTCTGTAATCAGTTTGAGGGACTCGTCGAAGATTTCAACTATGGCACTCTGCTCCGTCTGGACTGTGAGAAAGATTACACAGAGGAGAACACCATATTTG CCACCAGGGTCCAGTTCTTTGCCATCGAGATCACCCGCAACAGAGAGGGTTACAATGACACTGTGTACAAGTCCAAGTGTGCAAAGAGCTAG
- the LOC108892285 gene encoding protein PBDC1 isoform X2, giving the protein MASDNGLASLGVEGASAAAHALSLPADAYGNDPRLEVMWAMKAYNHAEVYFNLISSVDPKFLKLTKLDDKIYSSFRETFKELDIKLLNPDNLKSDEAKERWRPFCNQFEGLVEDFNYGTLLRLDCEKDYTEENTIFATRVQFFAIEITRNREGYNDTVYKSKCAKS; this is encoded by the exons ATGGCGTCGGATAATGGACTTGCCTCTCTG ggggtggagggggcctcagcagctgcacatgctctgtctctccctgcagACGCTTATGGAAATGAT ccGCGGCTCGAGGTCATGTGGGCGATGAAGGCGTACAACCACGCAGAGGTTTACTTCAAT CTTATCTCATCAGTGGATCCAAAGTTCCTGAAACTGACAAAGCTGGACGACAAAATCTACTCGTCCTTCAGAGAAACCTTTAAAGAGCTCGACATAAAGCTGCTGAACCCAGACAACCTGAAATCTGACGAGGCCAAAGAG aGGTGGCGTCCGTTCTGTAATCAGTTTGAGGGACTCGTCGAAGATTTCAACTATGGCACTCTGCTCCGTCTGGACTGTGAGAAAGATTACACAGAGGAGAACACCATATTTG CCACCAGGGTCCAGTTCTTTGCCATCGAGATCACCCGCAACAGAGAGGGTTACAATGACACTGTGTACAAGTCCAAGTGTGCAAAGAGCTAG
- the LOC108892251 gene encoding early growth response protein 4, which translates to MLLEREDSFMSEFEDACSAWVDSVGSSPSDGAESDVGSPFCQVFSPGTDASDSDFFSDFSDCSSDTLSPSLGYSGSFFAEPEPSPPPPPPAPAAAGLSSTADAILNMITEIVGICTEMEQQGDAGSLREASPSSAAAASPSPPLFAPSPCVAPSPDMSVPAPAAAPQLPPSSASQPVVVKSEFVTSSCSSGCGQSPMTGNDALFPGSADSLLPLSALEQQVDVADFIDSLLSCEAGQGELKPGCEVKQEPLGLEDWLKSLAAAPVTGGDSGSYVISRPVIKTELVQSGSDLHFSPAPLPSTLDAHLLSSLLQGAFPIVNISNVHAAGAPKLSRGGRRAPAKSGLKVKPFPCSVQGCERRFSRSDELNRHVRIHTGQKPFQCTICARSFSRSDHLTTHTRTHTGEKPFSCDVCGKRFARSDERKRHGRVHVKQQLRAQMMAAYSLALNAPGV; encoded by the exons ATGCTTCTGGAGCGCGAGGACAGCTTCATGTCGGAGTTTGAAGACGCGTGCAGCGCCTGGGTGGACAGCGTGGGCTCGAGCCCCAGCGACGGGGCCGAGTCTGACGTGGGCTCACCTTTCTGtcaag ttttCTCTCCGGGAACTGACGCCTCTGACTCAGATTTCTTCTCCGACTTCAGTGACTGCTCCTCGGACacgctctctccctccctcggTTACAGCGGCAGCTTCTTCGCGGAGCCGGagccgtctcctcctcctcctcctcctgctcctgcgGCGGCGGGACTGAGCAGCACCGCGGACGCCATCCTCAACATGATCACGGAGATCGTCGGGATCTGCACCGAGATGGAGCAGCAGGGCGACGCCGGCTCTCTCCGCGAGGCCAGCCCGTCCTCCGCGGCCGCAGCCTCCCCCTCGCCCCCGCTCTTCGCTCCATCCCCCTGCGTGGCTCCCAGCCCGGACATGAGCGTCCCTGCTCCGGCTGCAGCTCCGCAGCTTCCCCCCTCCTCCGCCTCTCAGCCAGTGGTGGTCAAGAGCGAGTTCGTgacctccagctgcagcagcggCTGTGGACAGTCTCCCATGACCGGGAACGATGCTCTGTTCCCGGGCAGCGCCGACTCTCTGCTCCCGCTCTCTGCTCTGGAGCAACAGGTGGATGTGGCTGATTTCATCGACTCTCTGCTGAGCTGCGAGGCCGGACAGGGCGAGCTGAAGCCCGGCTGTGAGGTGAAGCAGGAGCCGCTGGGTCTGGAGGACTGGCTGAAGAGTTTAGCGGCGGCTCCGGTTACCGGGGGAGACTCCGGCAGCTACGTCATCAGCCGGCCGGTCATCAAGACGGAGCTCGTGCAGAGCGGGAGCGACCTCCATTTCTCCCCCgcacccctcccctccaccctgGACGCTCacctgctctcctccctcctgcaggGCGCGTTCCCGATAGTCAACATCAGCAACGTGCACGCGGCCGGAGCCCCCAAACTGTCACGCGGGGGCAGGAGAGCTCCCGCCAAGAGCGGGCTGAAAGTGAAACCTTTCCCCTGCTCCGTGCAGGGGTGCGAGCGCCGCTTCTCGCGCTCGGACGAACTCAACAGGCACGTGCGCATCCACACGGGGCAGAAGCCGTTCCAGTGCACCATCTGCGCGCGCAGCTTCAGCCGCAGCGACCACCTGACCACgcacacgcgcacgcacaccGGAGAGAAGCCCTTCTCGTGTGATGTGTGCGGCAAGAGGTTCGCGCGCAGCGACGAGAGGAAGAGGCACGGGCGCGTgcatgtgaagcagcagctgcgCGCGCAGATGATGGCCGCCTACTCCCTGGCCCTGAACGCGCCTGGCGTCTAA